The following are from one region of the Megachile rotundata isolate GNS110a chromosome 15, iyMegRotu1, whole genome shotgun sequence genome:
- the axo gene encoding axotactin isoform X3 has product MSDHKKWIFKILFWMNIYTTILANLTDSSEIDLSDEMDLFTTTKRTFPDRCLVKTEPGPCKQYVHKWWFNKTEGKCRTFPYGGCLGNENRFNSEAECLHYCVGGPEHTLPPYLVTKGSVFVTSTATTNTLPATTAITPRPTFAPPEPTKPPVPKYKRGKELTFMESGYEKTFMFAQSNTFIQLDGSGIKPFQLRLCREISFKFRTKLPHGLLVYHSVKDRPESLDPYALYVIVEKGQLKVVHVFGKRSTSLTVGEGLNRDEWHSVLVRIDVHGAKLIARVDDKQEETTLEVLEHVVNYGVSEELASVVLIGGLSSEERLHGVKYIIESFVGCIRDMVLSSGKSASDLLPIQPLIATKHENVKEGCIDKCRTRENLCFISNQCVNHYNSLTCDCFGTKYEGERCDVYTATILTLRGSSYVSFRVYDWKDRVHSSVNRISLAFKTKWDDSALFYASGEIDGTPHYVAASIMNGSVHVELDFGHNSKIATVLGDYVTSNHWNNLTIFHNGSLVFVSLDDEIKVLEVPGENYNMIIDPEIYIGGGPELHKKKGLLSYNNFAGSLKYVFFNDKSIIYELKRSNPMVHYIGVLEPEYYEADVDVIPITYPFAGSHIWWPIARTDSLKLNFDFKSSKPVAVVASGDVKSNHGLGYWELRLVNDEIRFQLIPILTENVTVSAAVKFPYNTSWHAVELNYTKGELSILVDYRNKQSKLFSMTFELGDKVIIGSGKSNAGLVGCMREIQVNDERIEPRYVVNTERVIGEVALDNCQFVDPCTRPNTCEHGGKCSVKEDRITCDCTDTGYIGKNCHFAQYRKTCEELALLGYTQDDVYKIDIDGNGRFPPALVKCEFQSIEDSTKTIVEHNLPSQVDVRSIAESDFSFNIKYRQFTAEMLQELISHSLYCSQYVKYDCYKAPLELHSATWFLSSKGTTVDYIGNVNRGSCPCGMNRTCVDPNLSCNCDVSAGNAGKWLSDEGYYETPDSLGITGMVFLQQRDLEEDAQGRITLGPLECVETNTQKYVVTFTTSQSYIEVPGWRKGDIAFSFRTTGEKAILLYQPPIRSNYPSFMVALTSEYRLTFNFTLNTGTIRELEVKSRRKLNNGEWQKIWIDYNDYHVRFMINTDFQMVDLLPEEEFGPFEGSMFIGGATAEHLRTSSVRQGLIGCFRGLVVNGEILDIHSYMSVHLSEIIKDCKPSCQPNKCQNGARCVELWSNFECVCENRWAHLGTYCERNINNKALTFTSPGAFLKKNYFGTDEEDQEKLLLKRILLQNILINLRTYDTHSLILYANDHLNNFAHLYISNGTSIVYLFNAGNEIKNITVEYPGVNTGISVQIAIIRTEKSTTLHVNEYNLTLNATPVLLDTYSNKPWINPEKEVLAPQRPPAPPTNYFQVNLGGFDPDDLLRVGKEGAFIQGYVGCLRGLMIGEYLVDLPSLANEANHEGSKGVLPNCQMKCDAMPCKNLGICTEDFGRQESSCNCELTSYFGEHCADEKGADFSGESVLQREFDLVGEVSQVKVQLAFSTNELRQRTTALLLLQTENKSYYLLVALTSEGQLIFEEDREGSAYGVRLNDRNFLNGARHSVYYVRDNNTATLLIDREPVQLLPIPVLNLGDDEDESPGVTEIQLGGLNTTDSRFSAYKGYTGCLSNVVVSINGGPGMKPLEEYMLFTKQGSETVRATIPAGVRSAQCAVFHAQPRGLDPPRNDSVGRDRAWVEDPPERILYKSQYSDATQEEQGAGTYIFIALCCVFVTAVIGCIYEVWRSARKDRRRRRAANVSGSTTVTPSGSQRWQAPQYTDTIASGVKTVGFKNVEDEKRPNGTHVKPIGKEYKPLTNAENKDLVNDKRVHIKADEEPEKKELLGVNTGIITKPPKPNPFSMEDLQEEPELEECEEEEEEEEDDDSKKENQNEEESDQSKTELIDDKDFAKSANARNGIEQRWTIHDLSSDSTRPLVVNLQPIYLSDDRRAFGSPLNYLGGRKFQPNRNSIESILSLD; this is encoded by the exons ATGAGCGACCACAAAAAATGGATCTTCAAGATCCTCTTCTGGATGAACATCTACACAACGATTTTAGCAAACTTAACGGACTCCTCAGAAATCGATCTGTCCGATGAAATGGATTTATTTACCACCACGAAAAGAACGTTTCCCGACAGGTGTCTCGTTAAAACTGAACCAGGCCCGTGCAAACAGTACGTTCACAAGTGGTGGTTCAACAAGACTGAAGGAAAATGTAGAACTTTTCCTTATGGTGGCTGTCTGGGAAACGAGAATCGTTTCAACTCGGAAGCTGAGTGTCTTCATTATTGCGTGGGTGGTCCGGAAC ATACTTTGCCACCATATTTAGTGACAAAGGGAAGCGTATTTGTGACGAGCACAGCAACCACAAACACACTGCCTGCAACCACCGCCATTACGCCACGGCCGACGTTCGCGCCGCCTGAACCAACAAAACCACCTGTGCCAAAGTACAAAAGAGGAAAG GAGCTAACCTTTATGGAGTCAGGGTATGAAAAGACCTTTATGTTCGCGCAGAGCAACACGTTCATTCAGCTTGATGGTAGTGGTATCAAACCGTTTCAACTTAG GCTATGTCGTGAAATATCCTTCAAATTCCGAACAAAATTACCGCACGGTCTGCTAGTATACCACAGCGTGAAGGATCGCCCAGAAAGTTTAGACCCTTACGCATTATACGTGATCGTCGAAAAAGGGCAATTAAAAGTGGTCCACGTGTTCGGAAAACGGTCAACGAGTTTGACAGTCGGAGAAGGATTGAATAGAGACGAATGGCACAGTGTTCTGGTGAGAATTGACGTACATGGAGCGAAATTGATTGCTAGAGTGGATGATAAACAGGAAGAGACGACGTTGGAGGTTCTGGAACACGTGGTTAATTATGGAGTTTCTGAGGAACTTGCTTCTGTCGTCCTTATTGGAG GATTAAGTTCCGAGGAACGATTACATGGCGTGAAGTACATAATAGAATCCTTCGTGGGTTGCATAAGAGATATGGTTCTTAGTTCAGGGAAATCAGCGAGTGATTTATTGCCGATTCAGCCACTGATCGCAACGAAACACGAAAACGTGAAGGAAGGCTGCATAGATAA GTGCAGAACGCGAGAGAACCTTTGCTTCATCTCGAACCAGTGTGTAAATCACTATAACAGTTTAACTTGCGACTGCTTCGGAACCAAGTATGAAGGCGAACGTTGTGACGTGTATA CGGCCACCATTTTGACGTTGAGAGGATCCTCGTACGTTTCCTTCCGGGTTTACGATTGGAAGGACAGAGTCCACTCTTCGGTCAACAGGATAAGTCTTGCATTCAAG ACAAAATGGGACGACTCAGCCCTGTTCTACGCATCCGGAGAAATCGATGGAACCCCCCATTACGTAGCAGCCTCCATAATGAATGGATCAGTTCACGTAGAATTAGATTTTGGACACAACTCGAAAATAGCCACTGTTCTCGGTGATTACGTGACTTCGAACCATTggaacaatttaacaatatttcaTAATGGATCTCTGGTTTTTGTGAGCTTGGACGACGAGATAAAGGTGTTGGAGGTTCCTGGAGAGaattataatatgattattGATCCGGAGATTTATATTGGGGGAGGACCGGAGCTGCACAAGAAGAAGGGACTTCTTTCGTATAATAACTTTGCAG GTTCCTTAAAGTATGTTTTCTTTAACGACAAATCAATCATCTACGAACTGAAGAGATCCAACCCCATGGTGCACTACATAGGGGTGCTAGAACCAGAGTACTACGAAGCGGACGTTGATGTGATTCCTATAACATACCCGTTTGCTGGCAGCCACATATGGTGGCCTATAGCTCGGACCGACTCTCTCAAATTGAATTTCGATTTCAAAAGCTCGAAACCTGTAGCTGTGGTTGCGTCGGGAGACGTGAAGAGCAATCATGGACTTGGGTATTGGGAG CTACGTCTAGTGAACGACGAGATCCGATTTCAACTGATTCCCATATTAACCGAGAACGTCACCGTCTCAGCAGCCGTGAAATTCCCGTACAACACGTCTTGGCACGCAGTCGAATTGAATTACACGAAGGGCGAGTTGAGCATCCTCGTCGATTACAGGAACAAACAGAGCAAACTGTTCTCCATGACGTTCGAGTTAGGTGACAAAGTCATCATCGGAAGTGGCAAAAGCAACGCGG GTTTGGTTGGATGCATGAGAGAGATACAAGTGAACGACGAGAGGATAGAGCCCAGATACGTGGTCAACACCGAGAGAGTGATCGGAGAAGTGGCTTTGGACAACTGCCAGTTCGTTGATCCTTGTACTAGGCCGAACACGTGCGAACATGGGGGGAAATGCTCGGTGAAGGAGGACAGAATCACTTGCGATTGCACTGATACTGGTTATATTGGCAAGAATTGTCACTTTG CTCAATACAGGAAGACATGTGAGGAGCTAGCACTGCTAGGATACACCCAAGACGACGTCTACAAAATCGATATTGACGGGAACGGAAGATTTCCACCAGCTCTAGTGAAATGCGAGTTCCAGTCCATTGAAGACTCCACCAAAACTATAGTGGAGCATAATTTGCCGTCTCAAGTAGACGTCAGATCTATAGCAGAGTCTGATTTTTCATTCAACATCAAGTATAGACAGTTTACGGCTGAGATGCTGCAGGAGCTGATCTCACACTCGTTGTATTGTAGCCAGTATGTCAAGTATGATTGCTATAAGGCACCTTTGGAGCTGCATAGTGCTACGTGGTTTCTTAGCTCGAAAGGGACTACTGTGGATTATATTGGAAATGTTAATAGAGGATCCTGTCCTTGTGGAA TGAACAGAACATGTGTTGATCCAAACCTAAGCTGCAACTGTGACGTCTCCGCCGGAAATGCTGGCAAGTGGTTATCCGACGAAGGTTACTACGAAACTCCAGACTCCCTAGGAATTACAGGAATGGTCTTCTTGCAACAAAGAGACCTTGAAGAGGATGCACAGGGCAGAATTACCTTGGGTCCGCTAGAATGTGTCGAAACAA ATACCCAGAAGTATGTGGTGACATTCACAACATCACAGTCCTACATCGAAGTGCCAGGCTGGAGAAAAGGAGACATTGCATTCAGCTTTCGAACAACAGGAGAGAAAGCAATCTTGCTGTATCAACCACCTATCAGAAGCAACTACCCTTCTTTTATGGTTGCTCTAACTTCTGAGTACCGTTTGACGTTTAATTTTACCTTGAACACTGGTACTATCAGGGAACTAGAAGTGAAGAGCAGAAGAAAGTTGAATAATGGAGAGTGGCAGAAGATTTGGATCGATTATAATGACTATCATGTTAGATTCATGATTAATACGGACTTTCAGATGGTGGATTTGTTACCTGAGGAGGAATTTGGTCCTTTTGAGGGGTCTATGTTCATTGGAGGCGCTACTGC AGAGCATCTAAGAACATCCTCAGTTCGCCAAGGACTCATAGGCTGCTTCCGGGGCCTCGTCGTAAACGGCGAGATACTGGACATCCACAGCTACATGTCCGTCCACCTATCTGAGATAATAAAAGATTGCAAACCTTCATGTCAGCCAAACAAATGTCAAAATGGCGCCAGGTGCGTGGAACTGTGGAGCAACTTCGAGTGCGTCTGCGAGAACCGGTGGGCTCATCTTGGCACTTATTGCGAAAGAA ATATAAACAACAAGGCACTGACGTTCACCTCGCCAGGTGCATTCTTGAAGAAGAATTATTTTGGTACCGATGAAGAGGATCAAGAGAAGTTGTTGCTGAAGAGGATACTTCTACAGAATATACTGATCAACCTCAGAACTTATGACACTCATTCGCTGATCTTATATGCTAATGATCATTTGAACAACTTTGCGCATCTGTATATTTCCAATGGCACTAGTATCGTTTACTTGTTCAATGCTGGGAATGAGATTAAGAATATCACTGTTGAGTATCCAG GTGTGAATACAGGAATATCAGTGCAAATCGCCATCATCCGCACAGAGAAGTCCACAACTCTCCACGTGAACGAATACAACCTCACCCTCAACGCCACACCAGTCTTACTAGACACGTACTCGAACAAGCCTTGGATAAACCCAGAGAAGGAGGTGCTAGCACCGCAGAGGCCACCCGCACCACCCACCAACTACTTCCAG GTGAATCTAGGAGGCTTCGACCCGGACGATCTTCTGAGGGTGGGCAAGGAGGGCGCCTTTATACAGGGCTACGTGGGTTGCTTGCGTGGTCTGATGATCGGGGAGTATCTCGTCGATCTACCGAGTCTTGCTAACGAGGCCAACCACGAGGGCAGCAAAGGAGTGCTGCCTAATTGCCAGATGAAGTGCGATGCTATGCCTTGCAAGAATCTGGGGATCTGCACGGAGGACTTTGGGAGGCAGGAGTCGTCGTGCAATTGTGAGCTGACGTCGTATTTTGGGGAACATTGTGCTGATG AAAAGGGAGCAGACTTCAGCGGAGAGAGTGTCTTACAACGCGAATTTGACTTAGTGGGTGAAGTGAGTCAAGTCAAAGTTCAACTAGCATTTTCCACCAATGAACTCCGACAACGCACGACAGCGCTCTTACTTTTGCAAACAGAGAACAA AAGCTACTACTTGCTGGTCGCCTTAACGTCTGAAGGGCAGTTGATTTTCGAGGAGGACAGAGAAGGGTCGGCTTATGGTGTGCGTCTTAATGACAGGAACTTTCTCAATGGTGCTCGGCATAGTGTGTATTATGTTCGGGATAACAACACTGCTACATTGTtg ATCGATCGAGAGCCCGTGCAGCTATTACCCATCCCCGTCCTAAACCTAGGAGACGACGAAGACGAAAGTCCCGGAGTAACCGAGATCCAACTAGGCGGTCTGAACACAACGGACTCGAGATTCAGCGCGTACAAAGGATACACCGGATGTCTGAGCA ACGTCGTGGTATCGATCAACGGGGGACCTGGCATGAAGCCACTCGAGGAATATATGCTCTTTACGAAACAGGGCAGCGAAACTGTCCGAGCCACGATACCTGCTGGGGTCAGGAGCGCACAGTGCGCCGTCTTCCACGCTCAACCACGTGGCCTCGACCCACCTAGAAACGATAGTGTG GGTCGTGACAGAGCATGGGTGGAGGACCCACCCGAAAGAATTCTGTACAAATCCCAATACTCGGACGCGACCCAAGAAGAACAAGGTGCCGGTACTTACATCTTCATCGCCTTATGCTGCGTCTTCGTGACCGCAGTAATCGGTTGCATTTACGAAGTCTGGAGAAGTGCAAGAAAAGATCGACGACGTAGACGAGCAGCAAACGTTAGTGGTTCGACCACTGTGACACCTTCCGGCTCGCAAAGATGGCAAGCGCCACAGTATACCGACACGATAGCCAGCGGTGTGAAGACAGTGGGTTTCAAGAACGTGGAAGACGAGAAAAGACCTAATGGCACACACGTGAAACCCATTGGCAAGGAATATAAACCGCTGACCAACGCGGAGAATAAAGACTTGGTTAACGATAAAAGGGTTCATATAAAAG CAGATGAAGAACCAGAGAAGAAGGAGCTCCTAGGGGTAAATACAGGCATCATCACTAAACCTCCGAAACCAAATCCATTC TCAATGGAAGATTTGCAAGAAGAACCAGAACTGGAGGAAtgcgaagaagaagaggaagaagaagaagacgacgaTTCTAAAAAAGAGAATCAAAACGAAGAAGAATCAGATCAATCGAAAACGGAGCTAATCGACGACAAAGATTTCGCGAAATCG GCGAATGCTCGTAATGGAATTGAACAACGATGGACGATACACGATTTGTCTTCAG ATTCCACAAGGCCTCTAGTTGTCAATCTACAGCCCATCTATCTCTCGGACGACCGAAGAGCATTTGGAAGTCCACTGAATTATCTCGGTGGCCGAAAATTCCAACCAAATAGAAATTCCATCGAATCCATATTATCCTTGGATTAA